The DNA segment AATGAAACATGAACTATACGCAACAGGGACCTCCGGACGTCTGGTACAGGAAGAATCGAATCTCAATGTGCATAAGTTCCTGCCTGGTCATGTAGGCGGAGAGCAACAGCTGGCAGCTATGATTGATCAGGGAGCGATTGATCTGCTTTTTTGTTTTTACGATCCAAAAAAGCCAAGAAAACAGGGACCAGATGTGCATGAGCTGATCCATCTTTGTGATCTCCATTGTATCCCTGCTGCAACGAATATGGCTACTGCTGAGATGTTGATAAAATCTTTAGACAGAGGGGATCTGGATTGGCGTGAAATCTACAGATAACTTTAAGAGGGCAAAGACAAAAAGAAATAATAAAACCTTGAATCTACTGCTGATTATTGTTTTGGTCTTGGCATTGATTCTAGGGGCTATACTTGGAGTCATTAATTTCAGGCAGAGCAGAAAGATGGATCTGTCAGTTCCCTATGATATAAACAGGAATCTTCCAATTGATACAACAGCCTCTGATGGCGTTTCGACTGCGGATGGCTTTGCTTCTGATTTATGCGCAGCCCCTGCGTCACTTCCAAGAGATGGTGTTGCGATGACGTCGGGTGATGAAAAAGCCCTGCTTTTCAATCTTGATACGTCAGTTCCGCTGTTTGCGCAGGGAATCTACGACAGAACATACCCCGCAAGTATTACAAAGATTATGACTGCTATTATAGCTTTAAAATATGGAAACATGAATGATGAAGTGACAATTTCAAAGGAGGATGTAACTCTCGAAAAAGATGCTCAGCTCTCCGGTATGCTGCCTGGTTACAGGACTTCGATGGACGGACTGTTTCATGCGCTGATGGTGTATTCTGCAAATGATGCAGCTATGGCTATCGCCAGGCATGTCGGCGGAACAGTAGAGAACTTTGTAGCTATGATGAATGATGAAGCAAAGTCACTGGGAATGACCGGAACACATTTTGTAAATCCACATGGTCTGCATGACGATAATCATTATACCACAGCTTATGACATTTACCTTATGTTTAATGCTGCTTATCATTATCAGAAATTCTATGATACTATGCAGACGAATGTATATAATCTAAATGTAATAAAACCCGATGGAAGTGCATCTGTTATCCGCCTTGACTCTACAGATAAGTATCTGACCGGTGAAAAGACTGTACCACAGAAGGTCTCTGTTCTGGGGGGAAAAACCGGTACTACAAGCCAGGCTGGATCCTGTCTTGCAATATTAAGCCAGAATTCATACGGCCAGCCATTTATTTCCATTATATTGAACGCTAGGAACAAAAATATATTATATGATGATATGGATCTGCTCCTTAATCAAATTAATCAATGAATTTTCAGTTTTTGGGTTGTAAAAAGTGCTTATCTGCACTATAATTAAAAAAGGATCTAAGAAGTTTTTAGTGAAATTACATATCCAAGTCTAAGGAGGAAACTGCTATGGTTCAATTAATTGTGGGTAATAAAGGAAAAGGGAAGACAAAATACCTTTTAGACAAAGTAAATAAAGAGGTAAGGGCTGCATCAGGCAGCATCGTTTATCTGGATAAAAACTCAAAACATATGTATGAACTGAACAATAAGGTGCGCTTGATAGACTGTTCTCGTTATCCGCTCACGAACAGTGATGAATTTATTGGTTTCATCTGCGGAATTCTCTCGCAGGACCACGACTTAGAACTTATGTATCTGGATAGTTTCCTGTATAATGCTAGACTAGAAGAAAATGATGATCATATGGAGGAATGTATTGATCAACTTGAGAATATTGGTAATATCTTTGATGTTACCTTTGTTCTTTCTGTATCAAAAGATAAAGAAGAACTTTCAGAGAAACTGCAGGATAAAATTATATTTTCTCTATAATCATAGTGACAAAAAAAAGGGCCTGAGGGTCCTTTTTTTGAAACATGAAATACAGAATATTCCTAATCTTCTTTCTTGCCGTCTGTAAATCTTCCGTATGCGCTGAGCAGATAAAGGCCACATATACCTATTATGATATATATAATTCTTGACAGCCAACTTAAATTTCCAAATAAAAATGCAACGAGATCAAATTTAAGCAAACCAATCAGTCCCCAGTTGACGGCTCCGATGATTACGAAGGTCAGGGCTGTGTAATCCAATCCTCTTGAGTTCATTGTCGTTTCCTCCTGTTACTCTATGACTCTATTTTTCCCATACCTGAAAATATTATACATGCATTTATACAATGTTGTATTATTTTACTGAATTTGATCTTGAGTATTAGCCACTAAAATGATAAAATATGATATGATACAAGGGTTTCAAAGCCATGCTTTTCATGCTTGCATGAAAAAGCATGACCTTGAAACCCGAACAAACATGAGAATGAAACCCGATAGGGTGGAATTCGAATGTTTGTAGGATTGCGTGAGCGCAAAGCGCGGAGCAATCTGTGGTATCATCAAGGTGCGGAAGGCCACAGACAAATCAGTGCTCTTTTTCATGTTTTATGAAAAAGGCATACTCATGTCTGACCGGAGCCGAGTGAAGATGCGTGAGCGCAAAGCGCGGAGCCATACTCACGTCCCAAACAAACGAGGAAATGGAACAAACAGAGAAATGAAGCCCGGGAGGCCAGAAAAAGCCGAAAGATATATCAAGGAGAGTATAAACTGCATTGAGTAAAGGGAGTAAGACGAGAAAAAAGCGTCAGGGGCATCTCAATCTGCATAAAAAGGTAAATTGGAATATAGGTACTGTGATTTTTTTTGCACTGTTTATCTATATAGTG comes from the Blautia liquoris genome and includes:
- a CDS encoding methylglyoxal synthase; its protein translation is MNIGLIAHDTKKTLLQNFCIAYRSILMKHELYATGTSGRLVQEESNLNVHKFLPGHVGGEQQLAAMIDQGAIDLLFCFYDPKKPRKQGPDVHELIHLCDLHCIPAATNMATAEMLIKSLDRGDLDWREIYR
- a CDS encoding D-alanyl-D-alanine carboxypeptidase family protein; amino-acid sequence: MKSTDNFKRAKTKRNNKTLNLLLIIVLVLALILGAILGVINFRQSRKMDLSVPYDINRNLPIDTTASDGVSTADGFASDLCAAPASLPRDGVAMTSGDEKALLFNLDTSVPLFAQGIYDRTYPASITKIMTAIIALKYGNMNDEVTISKEDVTLEKDAQLSGMLPGYRTSMDGLFHALMVYSANDAAMAIARHVGGTVENFVAMMNDEAKSLGMTGTHFVNPHGLHDDNHYTTAYDIYLMFNAAYHYQKFYDTMQTNVYNLNVIKPDGSASVIRLDSTDKYLTGEKTVPQKVSVLGGKTGTTSQAGSCLAILSQNSYGQPFISIILNARNKNILYDDMDLLLNQINQ
- a CDS encoding twitching motility protein PilT, encoding MVQLIVGNKGKGKTKYLLDKVNKEVRAASGSIVYLDKNSKHMYELNNKVRLIDCSRYPLTNSDEFIGFICGILSQDHDLELMYLDSFLYNARLEENDDHMEECIDQLENIGNIFDVTFVLSVSKDKEELSEKLQDKIIFSL
- a CDS encoding DUF378 domain-containing protein is translated as MNSRGLDYTALTFVIIGAVNWGLIGLLKFDLVAFLFGNLSWLSRIIYIIIGICGLYLLSAYGRFTDGKKED